In Carassius auratus strain Wakin chromosome 20, ASM336829v1, whole genome shotgun sequence, the genomic stretch ATGGGAATAAATATGTGGTTTGGGTATATGACTGAAGGCAAAATAAAAGGGATAAATTTGGAATACAAATTCAAAGTTGTGTGTAATGCAACTTTTAAAAGATATACACTGCCATCTACTGGTGCACTTTTACAGAGTTTAGTGTGCAGGCTTATTTGAACAAATCAATATTCTCGTTTTTCTTTCTGTGTATCATATCGTTGCTTTTCAGACAATATTTAGAGGTTAATACAATACTTCAATAATGAATTATATGTGCAATGTACATCTTTTAAAAGTCTTATGacgttaaaaaaaaacacatcaatctGCACATATATTGTTTTTCAAGACAATTACGATCGTTCTCAAAGAcaaataatatactgtaaaacagtTCTCATTTATTCCTCTTCTAGGACTCTAGACTACACGTCACTTTAACAGCCTTTCAATGGATATTTACGGGAAAGTAGGGAGTATTTGGATAGGACGTTGTGTACCAGCAGGAAGCGCTCTGGGGCTCAAAAAGCCCCCAGAAATGATCTTCTGAGCCGCGTTCAAATCGCAGGACGTTTTGAGTCCTACTAGGACTCATGTGTAACTAGAACGTGTAATCGTTTTttaaaagctgttattttaatGGATATGTAACTAGAATAACTATTGAACTCCGATTTAGCAAGaactacaaaattattttaaaaacaatcatcACAAATAACGATGATTGGCCCAGCCTGACCTGCGctgtaaaatgtatcaaatacCACATGACAACGCGGCCACTAAGCTCCGCCCCTCTTTCCACTTGTTTTACGTTACTCGCGCATTCTATTCCTATAATAAACCAATCGCGACCCTCAATTCCAACAAGTACCCTACGTGTTATGTACGCATCAGTGTGCACGTTTTCTATTGGCGCGTTCAGCTGCTGACCAATCAACGTGCGTTTTTCAACGACTAAAGGTGGCCATATTTTATGCCACCTGGGTTTTGCTTCAAACAGCTGTATTTTGCCTCGCcgctaaaatatttaataacattcccTATATTTAGTTTATTACATCATGCCTTATTATCAGACGTGGGAAGAGTTTGCGCGAGCTGCAGAAAAACTTTATTTGACAGATCCGATGAAGGTAATTCATTAACAACCTCTTAGTTACAGGCTACAAGCACAGCTCATGTTCACATATTTTAGTCAAAGAGCAACTTATTAGTACTGTTGAAATGTGATCGGTGTGTCGTAGAAGCATCGTGTATATGTGCCCCTAAATTAAAGTGTCAAGCAGAGAATGGCTGCAGAATTCAAGCCTGAAACGTGCTGATGCACTGtaactgttttgtgaatgttgtttATTCAGGTCAGAGTGGTTCTGAAATATCGACACTGTGATGGAAATATCTGTATGAAAGTCACAGATGATTCTGTGGTAAGTTTTGAGCCTTTTAAGTAGACTGCTTTGTTTGTGGTCTTGTGCAGAAGTTTTTATATTCACTATATGTTTTCTTTCAGTGTCTGCGGTACAAAACTGACCAGGCTCAAGATGTAAAGAAGATCGAGAAACTGCATGGGAAGCTGATGAGATTAATGGTCTCCAAAGAGTCCCACAGTGGAGCCATGGAGACGGACTGAGTGAATCAAATGAACCGTTGGGATTGCATGGACAGTTGTTTGTTACTCAGTCCGACTGACAATGAAGAGAGAAAGAACCACAGGAGGTTGGAGATGAAGTTTGGGGGATGTTTATTGACTAATACTGAGGATGTTCATATTATGCTTGTTTGGAGAGCAAACCGCAAGAGCATCCTACAAGAGGCCGGTTTTTGTGGCCCTGTTTGGAGGACAGACAACGTTGTAGTGATTATACAGCTGTTTTCATTTGGTCTATTACTTAATGTTTGGAGAAAATAAGTTTTAACtgcatcaaaatcaaaataatatttttttgaagcaggACCTTCTTAATTTCTTAGATTACAGTAAAATTTCAGTTCTGAAGTTTGTATGTCTATTCATGATGTACAGTGAACCTTAATaaatgtctaattttttttttctcaactttcTTAAGTATTACTCTCTGTAAAACATTTAATGAGTGCCTTTAAATGTCATTCAAATagacgtttttattttatttttttcatttgagtttTGACTAAACTTCTCTCTGAAACACAAGATAGAAAGCAGTTGTGGAGTGAAGGAgtagttttatttgttatataatttaCCAGCTAATTTTCTCCATTGTAGTTTTTGAACGATTTAATTGCTTCggttttttatttactgaaactTTTGTGATGGATGATAGATACAATATACTTTTAACAGAAAATCTGGTCTATCTGCTTAGGGTAAACTATCAGTAGCTTTCTGTCATGTTTCATCTTACAAACCCTAATCCCAAACAGTAAGATTGTCAGGATTTAAAGCGGCAACATGTTAGTTTAATAAGAGACGGACATGTGTGTCTTGCCTCAGACAACCCACCCAGCTTCAATCAGCTGTAAAATTGCTCTACCGCACCTATTCAGTTTTTTACCTTAAGCAGAGCATAAATACTCTTCCACAAATTACTTTTAAaacgttttattttgtttaatcttTAAAGACTTCTAGAACGTTCAGAAGAAAAAGGTATTGCCTAACTACAATCACAGTGCAACattgtaatgtaaaaacatttgttttatgtgtatttatttggcaCTACAATAAAGCCACGACACTTAtccgagagagaaaaaaaatgttttacataacaGAATTACCGGTATGTGTTCTCTCATTGAAAAGTAGCGTGCTCAGCGCCTGATTGCATTGTGACTACAAAGTGACTACATTTCCCGTGGTGCACTGAGCTTAGGGTCTTGGTGCTGAACGATCGCAGAATAACATTGCTGCTTATTGAGGTGAGTGTGCTGCATTTCTGGTGATTGTAATCACGACCAATTTGGTAAATGTAGCTAGTTTGTTAATATTAATCTAAAGCAACAGCATATAATTAGGTTGTTGATATAACTCGATCTTTACATGTAACGTTATATTTATGAATTTCAAATCACTTATGTAACTTTCTCGTGCAATGCTAAGTTTCTGTGTGGGTTATGTTAGCGACTTGGTAGCTCATCGACAAGAAAAAGACTGCAAAAGAGTTGCTCAGTCTCTTACTAGATATCCACAGAATTTATTTAGCCTCTTAGATTCAAATCTGTATATAATTTGTTTGTACAGAAAGTAATACGTCAGAAGAGGTTATGTctgatatttttaagaataattaataattagaaGAACAGCCCACATTCTGACATTCCTGTTTACTGGGTATTTACTGTGCATTGGTAGTTAGACAGAGAAGAGCTTTGTCATGCATTTTGCCCCAAATGTTGTAACCACAGAGCTTTGTCCATCCTAATCCCATTGTTGGGAATGTTGAGCAACAATAAACCTTTGCTCCATTTTcttgcatgcatatatttaaagcACCTTGCTAAGTCCTAGAGGTTTTATGAAAGTTTGCAGGTTCAATCTCTGCAAGGAGTTATCCATGAGCTAACAATTGGCATTTCTCCCACTTCAGTTTACTTCGAggacattaaaatgttatttgctccATTCCAGGGCCCTGAACCATGTACAAAGAGTTGGCGGTGGCGTTGGGGCTTGGAGCGGTGGTAGCTCTGGTATTCCTGAAGAAGAGAAAGAGGGTCCTGAAAGCTCAGGATGGATGGTGGGGTGTGGGAGCTTGTCCCCAAGGACCTGAGGATGACAGTGTCCGTCCTTTTAAAGTTGAGACAACTTCAGAAGAGATTGAGGTAAATCCTAATctgaacattcaaataaaatttcATATAGTCGTTTCACTGGAAATACGTTCTGGTGTGTATTTAGTCTGTAGCAACAGCTCTTTTATGTTCCTTAGGATCTGCACCACAGGCTAGATCAGACCCGTTCCTTTCCTTCTCTTGAAGACAGTCAGTTTAACTATGGCTTTAACTCCAGATACCTTGAGAAGGTTGTGTCGTATTGGAGAAATGATTTTAACTGGAGGAAACAAGTGGATAAACTGAACAAATACCCTCATTTCAAGACCAAAATCGAAGGTGAGGCCTAACCACTACACAGCTATAGTAAAGGTGTTGTCAAATTAGCTTAGGTTTGTAAACTTTCATGCAGATTTCATGTACATCATGCAAAATCTCACAGAGCAATGGTAAATGCaccttaaaggaatggttcacgcaaaaatgaaaattagctgaaaagtGAATCCGAGAtataggtgagtttgtttcttcagttgaAATGTTTTGGAGCTATTCAGTAATGCATCACTTGTTTAtaaaaggatcctctgcagtgaatgggtaccgtcagaatgagagtccaaacagctaataaaaatatCACCGTAATCCAGTCCATCTATGAACATTTTAAGTGCTGTGTggttgtgagaaacaaatccataattaagtttttgtattttatttatttatttattaactttaaaccATACATAGTCCCAgtccaaaataccagtccataatcaataataatgttTCCTTAAGTGAAAAAAAGTTAATGCCTTGTTGTCCCCTTACATCAAAATTCACGAACATATTTGTTTAAAGCGGTTTTGAACTGTTtttacttgtaaacagtgcttgatctgtgcatatttctcccccGATTCAaacaagacaactttttcactgaagaaagcattattatggaaggatttttagaaatggtTGAAGTAAAACcatcttgatttatttatttctcataaaCACAAATTTTCACTTCCTGACATAGATTGATCAACTGGAGTCATGTTTCAgctctcattttgatggcacccttTCACTGCGGAAATGATGTAGTGCTAAATTTCTGCTAAATCTGGTTTGATGATGTAacagactcatctacatcttggatgacctgaggttgagtaatttttcagcaaatttttatttttgggtgaactgttccttcaaAAACTAAATGTTTCACCAGAAGATGCTTGTATTTTGCagacatttaaaactgatttcatTTTTGTTCTTTGTTGTGTTTGTCCGCTATAACAAAAGGTATTGATATTCACTATGTCCACGTGAAACCAAAGAACCTGGCCGAGGGAACCCGTGCTGTGCCTCTGATGATGGTACATGGATGGCCAGGCTCTTTCTATGAATTTTATGGTATTATCCCCCTGCTTACGGAGCCATCCAGTCCTGATGACATAACCTTCGAAGTCATTTGTCCCTCAATACCTGGTTATGGTTTCTCAGAGGCTCCACATAAGAAAGGTAAAGGGCAAACTACCGATCAgatatttttattgtttcaaacacacatagataagtatttttatttgtataatcatGTGTTCTGCACAGGTTTTGACACTGTATGTGCAGCTCACATATTTAATAAACTGATGAAGAGGCTTGGTTTCAACCATTACTATGTTCAGGGAGGAGACTGGGGCTCGCTTATTACCACTAACATGGCCCAGCAGGAGCCCAAGTATGTATAAAAGCATGTCATATTGGTTCTCAACTTTTTTGACTCCAAGGTCCTACTTTGTGCAAGACAACTGGTGCATTCAAGTGCCAATATATTTgtcatttcataaatattttaacattttaccaTCAATACAGATACTGCATTTCTTGCATTTCCCATTTTTTTTCAcgcttgtgcttttttttttcaacatgactTGAATGCACTAAAGATTTGAAGGCCATTTGTTAAAgctgttatttaataataaaaaaataaatggacaaaaatgttaattttaaaattttgtattaatataacTAAATTGAAGTAAATTAAGAGTTATTGGGGCCTCCTGGTGAACCCATGTATTTCATCATATTGAAATCCATAATAAACATTTCAAGTACTTGAAAGATTTCAAGAATTGATTTTTGTTGTTCATCTTTGTTGTCCTCAGTGCTGTGAAAGGCCTCCACATTAACTTTGCTCCCCCTGCACAAGCAGGCCTCCTCATGATGTTGTCTATTATTTTTGGTCGCCGATTCCCCAAACTCTTTGGCTTCACTGAGCATGATGTTAAACGCCTTTTCCCCACCAAGGAAAAGCTTTTAGTAGACGCATTAAGGGAGACTGGATACATGCACATACAGTCCACTAAACCTGACACTGCAGGTGAGAGacatatttaaactttaaatcgACTTGAATGAATGTGTTGTGAGACTGGTCCATTGGATTATATATTCTGTGTTATTGAACAACAGACTTTGATTTGAAGCTTGACTGTATTGCACAGGCCGTGGATTGAATGACTCTCCCGTTGGTTTGGCTGCCTACATTTTGGAGAAATTTTCAACCTGGACTGAACCGGAGTTTAAGAACCTTGAGGATGGTGGGCTGGAGAGGTAGTCATATTTGACTTCAGCTTTATTATAGGCTGGTGAAATGTGTGTTCAGTTAAATAGTCTTGTCAATTCCCCAACAGGAAGTATTCTCTTGATGATCTCCTGACAAATGTGATGATCTACTGGACCTCTAGGAGCATTATATCCTCCATGCGTTTCTACAAGGAGAACTTCGGCAAAGGCCTGAACCAGCCCCATGCAAAGTATTTACCATTGTATTTTCTGTTCAATAACTCATCGATATTGTGTTCCCCAAAATATTTGGAGACATTTGGGCACAGAAATTTAGGCTATGTGTAATACTTGAGGTcggcaaaaaaatgttttgtttttgaaagaagttaaaAATCACCAATTTAGTATGCCATGTCTCTCTTTTCCCAATAGGCTTCCAGTTTATGTTCCGACCGGTGTGGCCTCTTTCCCTAATGAGGTGATGCATTCCCCTAAATTGTGGGTGACACAGAAATACCATAAGCTTAAGACTTACACTCTCATGGCTCGCGGGGGCCATTTTGCTGCTATGGAGGAGCCACAGTTATTGGCAGAGGATGTTCAGAACTTTGTCAAGAATgtggaaaagagaaagaagaaataaaCTGTTCTATGTCCTTTTATTCCATGGACTAATGGAACACAGTGTTTAGATTCAGAGATacatgaagttaaaaaaaaacaactgttggACCATAACAGATGACTAATCCTAATCATAACTGTGTCAGAAACTATTTGCATTACATTCAATTTATGTAATAGTCCTATTAATCCTAGAAATGTAttaacacaattttatttttattatgagccTTAGTTTTATTGCCGTTTAAATAATTCTATTAAAACGACAGGAGCTAACTTACAGTGATTATTTATGGAGCTGTCCGAATGGGACCACATGAATCAATTTAATGCTGATGTTAAACCGTATGAAATGATAGTCGACACTTTATCGAAGCGCTTTCTAATTGCAGTTATTGTATGATAGCAAAACGTAGTAAAGACTGAAATCAAAAAAGACTGTCAGgaagacatttttattgttatcaagACAAATTTAATACCACTTTTTCATTACAAACAATTCATTAAGAGGAAAAATGAGTGTTCATGATTCAAAGTAATGCCCACTAGAGTGGCTAAGTATATCTGTTCTTCTATTCTGCATtcatctatataaataaaagtatcatCGCTTATAGATGCTCTGCTGGCCAATGCAATTTCCTCTTTTTCCACATAATGGAAAGTTCTTGGCGTGAACTTTCATGACCAATCAAATA encodes the following:
- the LOC113120715 gene encoding signal recognition particle 9 kDa protein-like gives rise to the protein MPYYQTWEEFARAAEKLYLTDPMKVRVVLKYRHCDGNICMKVTDDSVCLRYKTDQAQDVKKIEKLHGKLMRLMVSKESHSGAMETD
- the ephx1 gene encoding epoxide hydrolase 1, which translates into the protein MYKELAVALGLGAVVALVFLKKRKRVLKAQDGWWGVGACPQGPEDDSVRPFKVETTSEEIEDLHHRLDQTRSFPSLEDSQFNYGFNSRYLEKVVSYWRNDFNWRKQVDKLNKYPHFKTKIEGIDIHYVHVKPKNLAEGTRAVPLMMVHGWPGSFYEFYGIIPLLTEPSSPDDITFEVICPSIPGYGFSEAPHKKGFDTVCAAHIFNKLMKRLGFNHYYVQGGDWGSLITTNMAQQEPNAVKGLHINFAPPAQAGLLMMLSIIFGRRFPKLFGFTEHDVKRLFPTKEKLLVDALRETGYMHIQSTKPDTAGRGLNDSPVGLAAYILEKFSTWTEPEFKNLEDGGLERKYSLDDLLTNVMIYWTSRSIISSMRFYKENFGKGLNQPHAKLPVYVPTGVASFPNEVMHSPKLWVTQKYHKLKTYTLMARGGHFAAMEEPQLLAEDVQNFVKNVEKRKKK